The Sphaerochaeta sp. nucleotide sequence CAAAGCCCAGCTCCTTCAGGCTTGGCGCGGTAAGCCGCGCTCCTTGCAGGTAGGGCCGGGTTTCGTTGACCAATACGGAGACCTGTTTCCCTTGTTCCCTGGCGAACTGCAACGTAGAGCAGAGGGAATGCTCGGCGAAGCAGGTGGTGAGCACCTTGGCGTCCTGAGGAAGCAACGATGCTCCCAGCTTCCCCATCGCAAGGTAATCCTGTTGGAATTGGTCCAACGTCCGGGCAACCAACGTCTGGAGTTTATCCGCGTAATCCGCGTCCCCTTTCTCCTGGGACAGAAGAGAAAGCACGGTGCGCTTCATCGTGGTGTTGGTGGGGCGCGCCTGGATGATCTTTCCCATATCCGATTCCAGCGCGGAGAAAGAGGCGCTTTTCCGCGCAAGGTACGGGAGCGCCTGAAGGGCGACTTCCAGTGGTCCGCCCCCTTGGGTGACCATGTCCTTGATCGCCTGGGCGATTTCCTGGGCGTTGTGGCAGGCGACGAATTCCCTTCGGAACGGGAACACCCGTCGGTCGCCTATCAACAAGGCGCCATGTTCCACCCGAGCGATGTTCTCGCCGCGAAGCAGGTACGGCAGCGTGATCATTTCCAGAACCCTCGATGGTCGGCCAAAATCGCTTCCACCAGATTGGGATCTTTCACCGGTCCGATGACGGTGATCGTTTTTTGTCCGGCGCGAAGCACGGTGCGGCAGTCCAGGCTGAAGGTGGGGTTTTCCGGATTGTCTCCGGTCAATGCCAGAAGATCCCGTTCACTGATGCCGTACACCAAACGGGGAACCCCCGTCCAGTACAGCGCGCCGGTACACATCACGCACGGCTCGGCGGTGGTGTACAGGGTGCATCGGCTGAGCGTTTCCTGGTCAAACCGACGTCCCGCTTCCAGCAACGCCTTTGTTTCGGCGTGAAGCGCGGGACTGTCACGGTGGTCATTTCCCGCGCGGACCAGTACATGGCCCTGTGCATCCGCCACCAACGCGCCAAATGGATGATTGCCTGCTTCTTTCGCCTGGTGGGCGACCGCCACAGCCTCATACAACATACGGAGGTCAAGCTCCGTCAACGTCCCATCACACACGGTACCCATACGAAAAGCGTAGCAGAGTGATGACGATTGACGCAAGGGGGAAAGATTCGTATCTTGAAAGAACGAGTTTGTTCGTTTTGAAACAGAAAGGATTACAGATGAATACACGTATCGGTAAGAAATGCGCCGTGGCCTGCCTGATGCTCGTCATGGTCAGTGTGGCCGTGTTCGCCGCGGGATCCAAGGAATCATCCCAGGACGCGGTCATCGGGAGAATCGTGGAGATCCTCGAGCCAGGGCAGCAGCCCGTATTCACCGTCCGGCTTGCCGACGGCACCACCAAGACGGTGGTGGCGGACGAGGAGACGGCAGGTGTCCTTCCCCCGTCCAGCATCTCGGTCGGGGATTACGTCGAGATGGATCTGGATGGCACGGATTACGCGGTGGCGCTCCGCTGGGTCAACCCACTGGTCAGCCTGGGTTCCATCGACGTCAACATCAACCAGTCAGCGGTGAACAAGCCGGAAGGACTGGTCAACCGCTTCAGCTACACCTACGGATATCTGTTGATCAAGTCACTCTCCCAGCAAGGACTGTATTTCGACATTGACTACTACGTGCGAGGCACGCTGGACGCCATCCAGGCATCCGCGGGCAAGTCGATCACCGTGTTCTTCACCGAAGATGAGATGAACGCCTTCGTGCAGCAGTACCAGGACGACATTTGGAACAAAGGGACCGCGCCCAAGGAGTTCAGCGGACTGGAACTGACCGATCTTGAGTCCATCGGAGAGATGCAAAAGCCCAATGATCTGTTCCAGAATTTCAGCTATACGTACGGATACCTGGTCACCTACAACATGCTCAAGCAGGGATTGACCATCAACGGACCGTATTTCTCCTACGGCATGCTGGATATGGCCCTCGGTTCCAATCCCCTCCTCACTGACGAGGAGATGCAGCAGACCTTCACCGAATACCAGCAGCAACTGACCAACCAAACCATTTCGCAGAACAAGGAAAAAGAGGCGGCGTTCCTCTCCGCCAACAAGAATCAGGCGGGAGTCGTGACGACGGACAGTGGTCTGCAATACCAGGTTTTGGTATCCTCTGACGGCAAGAAACCGGGTCCCCATGACACGGTGACGTTCCATTACCAGCTGAAGACGCTGGACGGACAGATCCTGGAGGATTCCAAGAAGGATGGTGGGGACGCGCCCGCCATGCCGCTTGACGGAGTCATCGCCGGCCTGCAGGAAGGCATCCCGTTGATGAACGTCGGATCCAGCTTCCGCTTCTTCATTCCTTCCGCGTTGGCGTACGGGGATGGTGGGGCGGGAAACATCCAGCCGGGTGAGATGATCATCTTTGATATTGACCTGATCGATACAAAGAGTCCCGACGCGACCCCCGCAAACTGAGGGAAACCACGCGACCGCAAGAGGGGACGGAATTCCGTTCCCTCTTTTTTTTGCGCTCAGGAAGGGAGTCTGGTACTATCACGGATCACCAGATCATGGCAGACGGTGATTTTCGCCGCTTTCATGAATGGATTGTTCATCAACTCCAGCACAGTACGCAACGCCAGCGTTCCCAATTTCCGAAACGGGATTCTGACGCTTGTCAACGAAGGAATGATGCTTTTTGACGACCCAAGGTCGTTCATCCCGCTGATGGAGAATTCCTTTGGGATCCGCAACCCTTGTTCCACCGCCAATCGAATTGCGACAGTTGCGGTCTCATCGTCCATGCACAACAGCGCGTCAGGACGCGATTGCATCTGGGAAAACCGTGAAAAGACTTCCTCCAACGGAGTTTTTTCGTCAAACACAAGCGAGGGATCAAACGGAATTCCTTGGTCCTGCAACGCCTTGCGGTACCCTCGGAACTTATCCCTCGAAACCCTGGTTTCCTGTTCTCCCCAAAACAAGATTCGCCGCTTTCCTGTCGAAAGCAAATGGGTGCAGACATCATAGGCACAGCGGTTCACATCGGAAGCCACATAACTCACACACGGGTCCTCAATCATACGATTGATGACCACAAACGGTTTATGCAGTGCTTTCAGCAATTCACATTCCTGCGTCTCTTCCGGATCATGTTTTCCCAACACGATCACCCCTTTCCCAAAGCGATCAGCCTGCATGTCCCGCTCAAGCCGAATATGGACGTTCCGGTTCCCCGCTTCCTCCATCACGCCGGCGAGAGCCTCACTGTTTCCCTGGAACTGGTCAAATGTCGTCGTGTTGATCGATACAATGATTTCTTGTGTTTCCGTCTCCGTTGCCGGAGCGAGTCTCTGTTTCCCTTCCCTCCCCTGGAGCATCTGCATCGCTTCTTCGATGCATTCACGTGAAGAAGAGCGAATTCCTTTCCCTGCGAGATACCGAAAAATCGTGGAACGAGAGACGCCTGAGATACGGATGATTTCTTGAATATCATCTTCTTTGGTGTGTTTCATTGCTGGTTCCTTGGTGTAGCCTTACCATTATTATATGTCAATTTATCTCAGATTGTATCGCAGAAAACAAAACCACACCACCATTTTCGCAACGAATGTTATCGTTTCGACACAGGGTTCGGACACAAAAACGCATCGTCAGGGATCCTGGCATACTCAGTTGCGAAATCTGACACCGTTATCTGATCGGTTGGTTCTTATTCGCCTTCCACAGTTCCGTGAAGCTGATGATCTGTTTCACGCACCCGTCGATGCCCAGCATCCCGCTGTCCAACGACAGGTCGTACGTCCGGCACATCCCCCACTTCCGGTCACTGTAGTAGTTGTAGAAGTTGGCCCGTTTCTTGTCGTTCTTCAGGCAGACATCCTCGGCGTCAGCAGGCGCGACCTGGTAGATGTCGATGGCCCGTTTCTTCCGGTCTTCGATCGGGGCATGGATGAACACGGAAACCAGATCCGGATGATCCCGCAGGATGTAGTCGGCGCATCGCCCAACGATCACACAGCCACTCTGCTCCGCCAGTTTTTTGATCGTCTTGCTGAGGATCAAAAACAACTGGTCGTTCAACGGCATTTCCGTGACTCCGATGGCCCCGGTCGCCAACGGATAGCTTCCCACCACCAGCGAGTAGAACAGGCTGCTTGAGGCTTTCTCATCAGCATTGGCGAACAGCGCTTCGGACAACCCGCTGTCCTTGGCGGCCAACGCGACCAGTTCCTTGTCATAGAACGGAATGCCCAGCTCGTTGGCAAGCCGTTTGCCTACCTGTCGACCACCGCTTCCAAACTGTCTCCCAATGGTAAACACCGTACTGCAACTCATGCCGTCCTCCTCGCCTCCAGTATACCACACCACATAGGGTTCATCGCAAGGCAATGACACGCGCCGGAGCGCCATCCCCATCAATCGGCAGGGGAAGCACCAGAAGCCGCACTGTCTGTCCGACAAGAGCCCGGGTCCCGGTGAGATTCTCAACGATCAGGCCATCGGCGGAGAAAATACGTCGGTGGATCGGATATGATGCGTCCACGTCAGGACTGGGAGTGTCAAAGGCGAACAGATGGATGCCACGGGCCAGCAACCGCTCCACATCCGCATCAGAGAGCACGGGGTATCCTTCCAGGTACGCTTTCGTCCCCCACTTCCCCTCCCATCCGGTGGAAACCACCACCATGTCCACTCCGTCGGGGACGGAACGGACATCCATTCCATCCATCACGTAGGCCGTACCGATGAAACGGGAAAGCGGGAACCGTCCCAGCGTTTTCCCCTGTGGAAGCAGATGGGCCGGAGCGTCCACATGGGTCAGGCTGTGGCTTCCCAGCGTGATCCGTTTCACCCGGTATCCATCGCGTTCCAACGAGAAGGAATCCTGGATATCCACCGCGGGATCGCCGGGATACAATGCTGGTGTCGGGACAAGCGGATGGCTGAGGTCGACGACATCCTCGCTCAGGCCATGGGAAAACAGCTGGTGAATGACACTCTTGTACGCCGTATCGGCAAGCTGATGGGAAAACTCTGTTTCATCGGCAATACCAAGCTTCCCCACGACAGGATGCATCCGGAACACCAGATCCTCCGCAGCGGCTTCGGCCAACGAGGAGATGGAATGGGTTTCCCGCTCCCGTTTGAGCCATGCCTTGAATTCCCCCAATGTTCTCTGGATCATCACGTTGCTTTGGGCGATGTTCTTCTCCCTGTTTTCCCGCCGGTAGGAGAGATCGGCATCCCGAACCAACCGGACGCCATTCCTCCCCGCCAACCCGTCCTCCACGTCATGAGGATTGGCAAGGTCGATCACCAACGCGTTCTCCCGCATCGGCGCGGTTTGGGAAAGCGCGTACTCCAACCCTTTGGTAGCGCATATCACGACGGAATAGGAGTGCAACAACGAAAAGCGCCCATCATAGGAGACTGGTTCCACACCAGGAGGAACCAATTCCGTCTTTCGTTCATCCCGAAGCGTCATGCGCACACGACATCCTTTTTCCGTGAGGAACGACGCGACCATCCGACCCGTGGCGCTGGAGCCGATCACCAAAACGGGCAGCCCCTCATGGGGATGGATCACATCCGCCAATGCGGTACAGAGATGGGGTTCACACTGATCCAGATCCAGCAGGCTGTGCGCTTTTTTCCCCACGGTAACGGCAAGGCGGAACAGTTGCTGGGTGACCGGTGTGGCGCACCCACTGTTTCGTGACAGGATGGCGGCATCCTCCAGCTGGCTGATGATTGCATCCTCCCCGAAGAGGGGTGAATGCAGGCCACAGGCAAGCTCAAACAACCAGGTGACCGCCGCGTCACCTTCCCTGCGATAGGCAACATTCTTCCATCGAAGCGGGCTGGTTCCAAACACACGGCACAGTGGCTCATACCCGTCGGCGTTGCCATCTTCCTGCCACAACTCCACACGGTCACAGGTGGAGAGAAGCACGGCGCCATGACACCGAACGCGGGTTTTCAGCTCCACCAACAGATCGGAGAGCCGTCCACGATCGGCCAGGGCGAACACCGTCCGATCCTCGGGGGGAACATCTGAAAACTGGATTCCATTTACCGTGAGCATGGCAATACCCCGCTTTGCGCTGCCTGGAACAGATACTGCTGGGCCAAGGCCTGATACGGCGCGAACATCAAAGGAGTCTTTCCAGAAAAATAACAGGCCATGACCTTTTTCATCCACGTATCCATCGGGAATACATCCATCCGGTGACACCCGTACAACAGGATGCAGTCGGCGACTTTGGGACCGATGCCGCTTCGGGCGATCAATTGGTTTCGCGCTTTGGAAGTCGGCAGATCATCAGGAATCTCGGAGAACTCCTCCACTGCTTTGACGATGTAGGCGCCCCGATACCCAAAATGAAGATCCCGCAATTCAGATTCCGTCGCCCGTCCCAGTTGCTCTCGGGTGGGAAACGCGTACCACGATCCTTCCACATGGGTGCCGTACATCCGGCAGAGCGCGTCATACATCGTTGTGATCCGCTTGATGTTGTTGTTCTGGCTCATGATGAAGCTGATCGTCGCGATCCATTGGCTCTGGCGAAGGATGTGCAGCCCCGGATGCAGGGAAATGGCATTTGCCAAGACAGACGACAAGGAGGCAAGATATCCTCTTGCCTCCTTGTAAGGGAAGTCCATGTCAAAATAGTCTGACAGGCCTTCCTTCCCGATGTCTTCCTGGTGACGAACCGTCACCACACGGCCATCGAGTACGGTCTGAAAGCATCCCGCCTGCGCCTTCCACGAGAAGCACTGCCCCCCGAGGAGCGTTGCGGGAAAATCAACCACGTCCATACCGCTTATGGTAGCATATGGGACGCGATCAATCCATTACGCTTTCCAAAGCCCATGCTTGTTGCAATAGGCGTAGACGTTCTTCACCTTGTCGCCAGACAGAATGGCGAACTCAGCTTCCGGCTTCATACCCGGTTTCAGATCTTTGCGCTGATAGCCCTGCTCAGTCTCCAGAGCGATCCACTCGATGTAGTGATCCGGTTCCATCGGATGAGGTACAGAACCAACAACAACCTTCACTTTGCCTTTCTCTTCAGTCAAAACGGGGACGTGCTTCTCTTTCGCGGCATCCGTGGTATTCGGAACCAGTTCCGTCATCGGGTCTCCGCAGCAAGTGACCGTACCGCCACCGACTTTGACGAATTCAACAATGTTTCCGCAATGCATACACTTCAAGAATCTCATGGTTATGGCACCTCCCTGTGCCTTGTTTAAAGATACCTACGGATGGCAGGGAAGTCAAGAAACCTTACTTTCTTGTGGTTTTTGCCAAGTGTTCCGTCATGAAAACCATCAGGACAAGGAAACACAGGAGATACCACGGAAGGAACGCGATGCCGATACGGGATGCGATCCTGCCGAACAACGGAGGAAGGAACGTGGAACCCACATAGGCAGAAGCCATCTGCACCCCCATGATGGACTGTGAGTACTGGGCTCCGAAATGCGCCGGGGTGGCATGCAGGAGACTGGGATACACCGGAGCGCATCCCACGCCGATGATGACGAATCCCGCCAAGGGAATGCCCCCGGGAAGCGGCAGGAACAAGCAGAGCAATCCGATCGCGATGACGCCCTGCCCAAGGCGTACCATGCGCTCATCCCCCAACGTTCCGGTAACGAATCCCGCAACAAATCTTCCCGCGGTGATTCCCAAATAGAACAGCGACGCGAACGACGCGGCGGTGGTGGGGTCGACGCCCCGATGCAGCACCAGATAACTGGCAGCCCACAGTCCGGTGGTCGTCTCCAGACCGCAATAGCAGAAAAACGCGATGAGCGCCGCTTTCGCCCCGGCAAGAGAGGCTGTATTCTTCAGCGACAGGCGGACATGCCGTTCATCAGAAGCTTTGTTGTGTGCCCGCGTTTCCTTCCAAAGGGGAAAAGAAAACAACAATACGGCGCAGAGGACCACCTGGATGACGCCGACCGTCTGGTATCCACGGTTCCACGCAAACCCTCGGGACAGGCTCCACCCCATGATGAAAGGTCCGGTGGAAGCTCCGATGCCCCAAAAACAGTGCAACCAACTCATGTGGCGGGACGTGGAATGGAGCGCCACATAGTTGTTCAGCGCCGCGTCAACGCTCCCCGCCCCCAACCCGTACGGGACGGCCCAAAGGCACACCTGCCAGAAGGAGTGGGAAAGAGAAAAGCCGAACAACGCGATGGCGGTGGTCAGGACACTGAAGAACGTCGTCTTCCCCGTACCCAGCCGGGTGATCACACGATCACTTGCCAGACTGGAAAGAATGGTTCCGCCGGCGATGATCATGCTGACGATCCCGGCGTAAGACACGGGAACGGCGAACCCTTGGGACATGGTGGGCCAGGCGCTTCCCAACAGCCCGTCGGGAAGGCCC carries:
- a CDS encoding translation initiation factor 2; the protein is MITLPYLLRGENIARVEHGALLIGDRRVFPFRREFVACHNAQEIAQAIKDMVTQGGGPLEVALQALPYLARKSASFSALESDMGKIIQARPTNTTMKRTVLSLLSQEKGDADYADKLQTLVARTLDQFQQDYLAMGKLGASLLPQDAKVLTTCFAEHSLCSTLQFAREQGKQVSVLVNETRPYLQGARLTAPSLKELGFDVRLITDGAGAACMAEGLVNIYLTACDLVCADRSVANKTGTLPNAIAASYHHIPYVVFAVSPDPTKRTMEEMVVEWRDGKEVTHCMGQPVTDPSVEGLYPAFDRIPGSLVTHIVTPEGII
- a CDS encoding nucleoside deaminase is translated as MGTVCDGTLTELDLRMLYEAVAVAHQAKEAGNHPFGALVADAQGHVLVRAGNDHRDSPALHAETKALLEAGRRFDQETLSRCTLYTTAEPCVMCTGALYWTGVPRLVYGISERDLLALTGDNPENPTFSLDCRTVLRAGQKTITVIGPVKDPNLVEAILADHRGFWK
- a CDS encoding FKBP-type peptidyl-prolyl cis-trans isomerase, translated to MNTRIGKKCAVACLMLVMVSVAVFAAGSKESSQDAVIGRIVEILEPGQQPVFTVRLADGTTKTVVADEETAGVLPPSSISVGDYVEMDLDGTDYAVALRWVNPLVSLGSIDVNINQSAVNKPEGLVNRFSYTYGYLLIKSLSQQGLYFDIDYYVRGTLDAIQASAGKSITVFFTEDEMNAFVQQYQDDIWNKGTAPKEFSGLELTDLESIGEMQKPNDLFQNFSYTYGYLVTYNMLKQGLTINGPYFSYGMLDMALGSNPLLTDEEMQQTFTEYQQQLTNQTISQNKEKEAAFLSANKNQAGVVTTDSGLQYQVLVSSDGKKPGPHDTVTFHYQLKTLDGQILEDSKKDGGDAPAMPLDGVIAGLQEGIPLMNVGSSFRFFIPSALAYGDGGAGNIQPGEMIIFDIDLIDTKSPDATPAN
- a CDS encoding LacI family transcriptional regulator, giving the protein MKHTKEDDIQEIIRISGVSRSTIFRYLAGKGIRSSSRECIEEAMQMLQGREGKQRLAPATETETQEIIVSINTTTFDQFQGNSEALAGVMEEAGNRNVHIRLERDMQADRFGKGVIVLGKHDPEETQECELLKALHKPFVVINRMIEDPCVSYVASDVNRCAYDVCTHLLSTGKRRILFWGEQETRVSRDKFRGYRKALQDQGIPFDPSLVFDEKTPLEEVFSRFSQMQSRPDALLCMDDETATVAIRLAVEQGLRIPKEFSISGMNDLGSSKSIIPSLTSVRIPFRKLGTLALRTVLELMNNPFMKAAKITVCHDLVIRDSTRLPS
- a CDS encoding cytidylate kinase-like family protein, which produces MSCSTVFTIGRQFGSGGRQVGKRLANELGIPFYDKELVALAAKDSGLSEALFANADEKASSSLFYSLVVGSYPLATGAIGVTEMPLNDQLFLILSKTIKKLAEQSGCVIVGRCADYILRDHPDLVSVFIHAPIEDRKKRAIDIYQVAPADAEDVCLKNDKKRANFYNYYSDRKWGMCRTYDLSLDSGMLGIDGCVKQIISFTELWKANKNQPIR
- a CDS encoding cyclase family protein; its protein translation is MLTVNGIQFSDVPPEDRTVFALADRGRLSDLLVELKTRVRCHGAVLLSTCDRVELWQEDGNADGYEPLCRVFGTSPLRWKNVAYRREGDAAVTWLFELACGLHSPLFGEDAIISQLEDAAILSRNSGCATPVTQQLFRLAVTVGKKAHSLLDLDQCEPHLCTALADVIHPHEGLPVLVIGSSATGRMVASFLTEKGCRVRMTLRDERKTELVPPGVEPVSYDGRFSLLHSYSVVICATKGLEYALSQTAPMRENALVIDLANPHDVEDGLAGRNGVRLVRDADLSYRRENREKNIAQSNVMIQRTLGEFKAWLKRERETHSISSLAEAAAEDLVFRMHPVVGKLGIADETEFSHQLADTAYKSVIHQLFSHGLSEDVVDLSHPLVPTPALYPGDPAVDIQDSFSLERDGYRVKRITLGSHSLTHVDAPAHLLPQGKTLGRFPLSRFIGTAYVMDGMDVRSVPDGVDMVVVSTGWEGKWGTKAYLEGYPVLSDADVERLLARGIHLFAFDTPSPDVDASYPIHRRIFSADGLIVENLTGTRALVGQTVRLLVLPLPIDGDGAPARVIALR
- a CDS encoding DNA lyase; this translates as MDVVDFPATLLGGQCFSWKAQAGCFQTVLDGRVVTVRHQEDIGKEGLSDYFDMDFPYKEARGYLASLSSVLANAISLHPGLHILRQSQWIATISFIMSQNNNIKRITTMYDALCRMYGTHVEGSWYAFPTREQLGRATESELRDLHFGYRGAYIVKAVEEFSEIPDDLPTSKARNQLIARSGIGPKVADCILLYGCHRMDVFPMDTWMKKVMACYFSGKTPLMFAPYQALAQQYLFQAAQSGVLPCSR
- a CDS encoding desulfoferrodoxin gives rise to the protein MRFLKCMHCGNIVEFVKVGGGTVTCCGDPMTELVPNTTDAAKEKHVPVLTEEKGKVKVVVGSVPHPMEPDHYIEWIALETEQGYQRKDLKPGMKPEAEFAILSGDKVKNVYAYCNKHGLWKA
- a CDS encoding MFS transporter; this translates as MSSLLLALVYAAFISLGLPDGLLGSAWPTMSQGFAVPVSYAGIVSMIIAGGTILSSLASDRVITRLGTGKTTFFSVLTTAIALFGFSLSHSFWQVCLWAVPYGLGAGSVDAALNNYVALHSTSRHMSWLHCFWGIGASTGPFIMGWSLSRGFAWNRGYQTVGVIQVVLCAVLLFSFPLWKETRAHNKASDERHVRLSLKNTASLAGAKAALIAFFCYCGLETTTGLWAASYLVLHRGVDPTTAASFASLFYLGITAGRFVAGFVTGTLGDERMVRLGQGVIAIGLLCLFLPLPGGIPLAGFVIIGVGCAPVYPSLLHATPAHFGAQYSQSIMGVQMASAYVGSTFLPPLFGRIASRIGIAFLPWYLLCFLVLMVFMTEHLAKTTRK